From the genome of Prosthecobacter fusiformis:
TGGCCAGGACCTTGGGCATTTGATTGTCTTCTTCCTGATAATAGATGGCGATGGCGAGGTGGGTGGGATTCGTCACCACCACACTGGACTTGCGGGTGCGCTCCATGGTGTCGTTCATCACCATTTCTTGATGGAGTTGCTTGCGCTTGCCTTTGATCTCGGGGTTGCCCTCACTCTCCTTATACTCGCGCTTCACTTCATCCTTGCTCATCTTCAACTGCTTCGTGTGCTGAAACTTCTGGAAGAAGTAATCCGCTGCGGCGATCACCACATAAACCAGTGTGATGTTCACTGCCAGAGCGCTGAGCATGGGCTTGAGAGATTGCATCACCCCTTCTTTACCTGCATAAGGAATGCGGGTGAGGGGATCAAGGGCATCCCTCGTCACGATGTAAATGAGCACGGCAATGATGATGACCTTGAGCGCGGACTTGCCAAATTCGACGAGGTTTTTCATCGAAAACATCTGCTTTGCTTTATCCAGGGGATTGATCTTTTTTAACTCCGGTTTGATCGGCTCAAACACGAGCATAAAACCAACCTGAAAAAAATTCACCGCTATCCCCACGATCATGACCACCCCTAGCAAAGGGGCGGAGAGAAGAAGAATTTTAAAGACGATGGCGTAGAGCACCTTATCGACCACTTCACGAAAAGGCTGCGTGTAAAATTCCGTCGGCAGCGTCATGAGCGCTTTGCATTCCTCGACATAGGGAAGCCATAAGGCGGAGATGGTCACAAAGCAGGCGATCGTCAAGGCCGCTGCGTTGACGTCCTGACTCTTCGCGACCTGACCTTTCTGGCGGGCGTCGCGCAGCTTCTTCGGCGTGGGTTGCTCCGTTTTCTCGCTCATATCTCATTTGAAAAAACCTTGGTAAAAAAAGTTCCACTTCTCTGGCGTCATGATCTGACCTTTGAAGAAGTTCAGCAGGAACACGAGGTAGAAAACAATTAGCAGGGAAGCGATGCCGCTTTTCACCGGCATGGCGAGAAAGAAGACATTCAATTGCGGACTGAAGCGGTTCATTAAACCAAGTCCAAATTCTGCGATGAACATGGCTATGATGATCGGCGCCGAGTAAGTGACGATGAGTCCCATGATGCCATCCAGAAGATTCAGGCTGGCCATGGCAAAAGTGGGTTGAAACTGTGGGAAGTAGGAAAAGACAGGCCAGGTCAGGTAGCTGTCATAGACGATCGTCAGAAAGGCGGAGAACCCGCCGCCGAGGAAGAACAGCACCCCGAGCACCTTGGTAAACAATACGCCAAATAGGGAACTGCTCCCACCAGACATCGGATCAAACATTTCCGCCATGGAACTTCCGCGCTGGTTATCAATAAAAAAGCCGGTTCCCTCAGCAATCCAAAAAACCAGCCCGGTGCCGAAACCGATCAACATGCCGATGGCAATTTCTTTGATCAATACTCCCAGCAGGAATAAAGGCCAGTAGCTATTTTCGGGCACTATAATTCCTGATTGCAAGGTAATAGGGATGGCCATCAGGCTAAGCGAGATGATCACTACCTGTCGCGCCATGCCTTGGATGAATTGATCACCAAAAAATGGAGAGATGAGCAAGGCCGACATCATGCGTGGCACTGTGAAGGCCACGATGAGAAAGATCGTTCGCACATCTTGCTCGTACATCATCGCCGGAGAGTGGGAAAGGTGTCAAAGATATGCAACGTGAACTTATACATCTCCGCCCCTGTCCACCCCGCTGTGAGCAGCAACACGACGGTAACAACGATCAACTTGACCGCGAAGCCCAGCGTCTGTTCTTGCACCTGGGTGAGAGCCTGGATCAAGCTAACCAACACACCTACCACCGTGGCCACGATGATGGGCGGCATAGACAGAATCAGCACCAAAATAAGGGCTTGATTGGTCGTTTCGAGAAGGAAGCTTTGGTTCATTTTAATAAAAAAGTAACGGACTACCCACCCCCGCCTGCGGCCGGGATCACATACGTGAGAACGAGTCCATGAATCAGACGCGCCCAGCCATCAATGAGCACAAAGAGCAAAAGTTTGAAGGGCAGGGAAATGGTCATCGGTGACACCATCATCATGCCCATCGCCAAAAGGATGTTGGAGACGATGAGATCAATCGCAATGAATGGCAGGTAGAGAAGAAACCCGATTTGAAAAGCCGAGGTGAGTTCACTCACTGTGAAAGCGGGAATGAGTACAAAGAAACTGCTGTCAGAAATCTCGATTTTCGATTTATTGCCCCACACGCGTCTAGCCGTATCGAGGAAAAACTTCTTCTCATGCGAGGAAGTGTGCCGATCAAGAAACTCACGAATGGGCGTGCTGCCCTTTTCTAAAACCACGCGCAGCTTGGCCGCATTGAAGTCTTTGAAATCTTCGTTTTCCACGGCGGCAAAGGTTGCCTGGCCCACCGGGGCCATGATGTAGATCGTGAGAATAACGGCGATGCCATTGAGCACCATGTTGGGAGGTATTTGCTGGATACCCAAGGCATTGCGCACCAGACTGAGAACGACCACCAACTTCACATACGAGGTCGCCATGATCGCAAAAAACGGGGCCATCGAGAGCACCGCCGTCAGCAAGATCAGCGTCAAAGGATCAGGGATTTGAAAAGAAGTCATGATGCAGAGAATTCTGTTACTCGCACTCCGAGGTGGTCTCCCACCTCAATGAGCTCGCCTCGACCAATCGTTTTACCATTGGCGCAAATGACCAGCCCCTCGCCGACGGAGATGGGCAACTCAAAGGTGAAGCCCGGAGCCAAGTTGCGCAGTTCTCCGACAGTGAGGGTGGTTTGGCCGACCACGAAGGTCAGTTCAATTTCAAGATCATTGACGGATACGGACGCGGCGTCTCCCATAGTGGTGGCGGGTTTGGAGGTCAGGTGTTTGAGGGTAAAAGTGTTGGCTTCTGCATGGCCCTTGCCCCATGTTCTTCGAGCTGCATTAAGTGTACACTCGCGCTGGATCTGGTAGCTCTTCAGGTCGGCCAGCAGCACATCGTGCAATTCCAAAGCATCCAATTCGGCCAAGCTCACACGCATCGTTCCCGCGACGAGATTTACCGGTACAGGAATACTCACATCGTCAACGTTTGGGGAAATGGGTGCACGTTCCATCAAGCTGGCAAGATGGGTCAATGCGGCATCATCCCCGGCGAGGCAGCCGTGCATCCAGTTCGTTTCATGACCTCTGTGGATGCTCCATTCAATAATCTCCTCCGGTGCATTGCGAAAACTGAAGGGTTCCATGCTTAGGATGCTGACATCAATCCCTGCTTTGGTGAGGGCGGTGAAGATATCTCCCAACGATGACTCAATTAAACCACAGGCCAGTTCGCCAGGAAGGCCATTCAGATCAATGCCGGCAAGTTCGGGGGAGACCCATGCCAGCTCTGGCAGACGATTGATTTCCACCCTCAATGGATGACCGCCCATACGGATCTGCATGCTCCAGCTTCCGCGTGGAGATTGCAGGATATTCGAGAAAACAAACTGCGTGGGCTGACCGTTCCAAGAGAAATGCAACGGGCGATTTTTTCCCGCAATGCGGTTAGCCAGTCGAATGAATTCCGGGCGCGCTCTGGACATGGGTGGGGGATGGAGAGGGGGACTCACTCAGGTATTGGGGTGAGTTATTGAGGGTCCTCTTGTCCTGTCACTTCCCAGGGCATGTGGCGATTGCGCGAGCGCCCATCTTCTGGCTGACCGCCTTGCTGATGCACGTTGACGATTACAGCATCTGGCAAGTTCAGTCGCTCGTTGAGACGCTGTGAGAGAAGAGGTGAGGCCTCATTGAGAACCCGTGCCCAATAACCGGAGGTGGTGTCAAACTCCACCCTCAGTTGTCCGCCTTCTGCACGCCAGACACGCACCTCGGTGCCAGTCATGATGGACTCTGCGAGCTGGATGCGGACTTCCTGGGTCTGGCCATGGAGGGGATCGGTGACGAGCACTCGGTCTGCCATTTCTGTCATTAATGCGCTGACCTGCTCTACACGCTCAAGATGCGCAGATTGGTTAACTGAGGCGACAACATTGGCGGAAGATGCGGACGATTGAGTGTCGAGAGATTGCAGGATCGCTTGCCCCAGATTGGGAATCTCCTGCTCTGACTTTTCAAAAATAGCAGTAGCCTCAGAGGAAACCTCAAAAGCCTCAGCAAGATGTGATTGCCCCTCAGGCGGCAAGGTTTCAATGAGCGCTCGAATCTGTGCGAGTGCTTCCGGTTGATGGTTCGAGTCTCCCTTTGTCTGAGTCAGTGCATCGCGAACTTGTATCAACAAGGGCAAGGAATCGCTCTGCAGTCTTTCCTCACTGAGCAAAGATTGAACGAGTTCCATCACGCGCATGGAGCCACCGTCTTTCCCATCATCCAGTGTGCTTTTGGATTGAACCGATGAAAAAGCTTGATCGGGGGTGATCAAGAGCGCACGCAGAGCCTCAATGAGAGCGGGGTCTGGGGATAGCGACTCAGAAGAACGCTCCACATCTGATTTTTCTGAAGGTGAGGGAGTTGTGGATTTTGAAGCAATGAAGGCTTTTAACTCCGTCACCAAAGAGTCTGTTAGGCCGGATGTGGGAGAAAAGACCTGCAACGTATGGTTCTCCTCTGGCAATAAATCCGAAGAAGATGCGAGTGGTGATTGCTTTACCTCCACTGGATGATTTTGCGGCGCAGCGATCAATGAACGCAGGGCCTTTAAGGCATCTGGATTAGGGGTGCCAAAAGTGGGTAACGAGCTATCCGCCTCATCCAAATGGCGCGATGTGAGGACGATGGACGATTCAATTGAATTCATAACGAGTGTTCTCTGGGTGCAAGTCGAGGTCGCTGTTTTGAGGGCCGATGAAGTCCTCGAGTTCGAGGTCGGCATTGCGCTCGGCCTCGTGGTTTTGTTCTAACTGCCAGGCTTCACGATGCTCCATGAGCTTTTCGAGTTCTTGGGTGGCTTTTTTGTAGGCCAGCTTGGCTTCTTCAAGTTCTTCTCTGGCGCGGTCGAGTTCCCCCTCAGCCTTGTGAACTTGATCCATAAAATCCAGCTCACGTTCACGCATGGCTGAGATTTCCAATCGCAGGTCTGTGATCTCACCCAGTTTTACGGGTTTGCGCATGATGGACTGTATGAGGCGTTCTTCCTCGGCGATTCGCCAATGGGTAAAGTCGGCCAGAGTCTTTTGCTTCGTCACCAAGTTTTCTTCGGCCTCTACCACTGCGCGGCGTGCGCGGGTGACGGCTTTGCTAGCCTTGTCCTCGCGATGCTCGCGGACAAAGACCATGTCTTGGAGGGGATAGCGCAGCATGGGTTTATCTTGCGAGTTGGATCATGGCCTGTTGAGTTTGCGCGAAGCTACTCGGCTCGTTCATGCCTTGTTTGAGGAAGCCGTTGATGGCATCGATCTTGGCGATGGCTTCATCTGCGGCAGAGTCACTGCCTTTCTTGTACTCACCGATACGAACGAGTAGCTCCACTTCCTGGTACTTGGCCATGAGGCTGCGGAGCTTGCCCGCAGCGCGCTGATGGTCTGATGTGTTGATGGCGGTGAACAGACGGCTCACACTGGCCAGTACATCAATGGCGGGATAATGATTGGCCGAGCCTAACTTGCGACTCAAAACAATGTGACCATCCAAGATCGAGCGGGTTTCATCCGCCACAGGCTCGGTCATGTCATCGCCTTCAACCAAGACGGTATAAAGGGCGGTGATACTGCCTTTGTCCGAGCAGCCTGCCCGCTCCATCATTCTGGGCAGCGTGGCAAAAACGGAGGGCGGGAAACCTCGGCGGGTGGGTGGCTCACCCGCCGCGAGGCCGATCTCACGCAGGGCACGTGCAAAGCGGGTGACGGAGTCCATCAGTAACAGCACCTTCAAACCTTGGTCGCGAAAGTATTCAGCAATCGCCGTGGCCACGTAAGCGCATTTTAAACGCTCCATGGAAGGGCGGTCGGAGGTGGCGATGACGGTCACGGCTTTTTTTACCCCTTCTTCACCGAGGTCACGCTCCAGGAACTCACGCACCTCACGTCCGCGCTCCCCAATGAGTGCAAGCACCACAATGTCGGCAGTAGTGTTGCGGATGATCTGGCTCAGCAGCGTGCTCTTTCCACCTCCTGCAGCGGCAAAGATGCCCATGCGCTGGCCCTCGCCACAGGTGAGCAGTCCGTCGAGCGCCCGCACGCCGAGGCTAATCGGTTGGGTGATCAATTGCCGGGTCATGGCATTGGGTGGATCGGCCGTGACGGCGTAATGATCTTCGATCTTAAAGGGGCCCTTGCCATCGGATGGATTGCCGAGTCCATCCAACACACGACCAAGCATTTCTTTGCCCACAGGCACTTGATGAATCTCTCCCGTGGGGATGACCTCAGTGGTGGAGGATATCCCCATGAGCTCCCCCAGGGGCGTGATCAGCGCGAGATTCTTGGAGAAGCCCACGACCTCCCCCAAGATGCCTTCATCTTCCCATGGATTCTTCAGACGACACAATTCACCGATTTTTGCGCCTGGCGCATAAGCTTTTAAGATCGTGCCTGTGACCTGCGTAACCCGTCCCCGCAAACTAAGTGGCTGCACGGAGTCCATTCCGTGCTGCAAGCGCGTCGTGAGCGAATTAAAGTCAAAGGTCGGTAAGTTCATGAAGTCATTTCATCGACCGAATGAGGGCCTTCTCGATGGCCTTGAGCTGTGTCTCGAGTGTGGCGTCCACGACTCCGATCTCTGTTTCTAAAATGCAGCCATTCTCAGACAGACGAGGGTCCGGCTGCACATCAAGGAATTGAATCTTCGGAAAGGTCTGCATGATCGCGCTGATGCGGTTTTTGATCCAATCGGCCTGACCGGGGGAGACCCGAATGGTGATCTGGCTCTCATTGCGGGTGCTTTCCAGGGCGCGCCGCACGAGCCGCTCCACCACATCTCGCTGATTCATTTCACCAATGACCTGACGCACCGCACGCATGACGAGATCCACCATGACGTCTTCCACCTTTGAAAAATAAACCGCACTCTGTCCCATGCATTCGATGATGTGCTCGGCGATTTTTGCCTTGCCTTCTTCTTGGCCTTTGAGGTAACCCGCTTCGAGTTTTTTTTCGGCATCGGTTTCTGCTTTTTGGCGAATGAGTGCGGCTTCGTGGCGGGCCGCTTCGAGGATGCGCTGCCCTTCCAGGATGAAGGCGTGCTCATCTCTCTTCAAAATCTTGGCGGTGGGCACCGCTTTGACGCCACTGTTCTCTAAGCAAAGCATTTGGATTCTCCCACGGTTAAAACTTCACGACTGATCTGACGAACTCGGTTCCAAGCCTGATCGCGCAATTCGGGGGTCACGTGCCACGTCACTTTTTTTGCCACCTGGAGCGGTAATTTAAGTGCCAGTCGCTCGCGGATAGCACCGCTTTCGTCGCCGCTAGAACTGGCCAATACGTTCCAGCCAATGTCCATCACATGGTCAATTAGTGAAGTTTCTTGTTTAGGCAAGATCGCCTCATTTTCCGGCACGATGAAGCGGGCACGCCGCAGGGCAAAAGCGTGGGCATCCTCACCGATGGACGCCTTGATTTCGTGGAGTTGCTGACGTCCGATGATAGAGGCGATGCGAGGCCAGCAAAGCGCGACTCCGGTGTAGCGAGCCAAGCGAGTGAGAGTCTCAGGGCTTAAAAGAGCGATGCGAAGACGTGATTCCTGAAAATCCCAAACTGGATCGTAGTCATCCAACTGAAGCACACGGGTGAGCCAAGACGCGAGGTGGTGATGACCATGAGTTCCGGTTGCGAGGACGCGGATCACTGCCGCCTCAGGAAAGCGAGCGATGACTTCAGGATGTAACCAGAACTGAGGTCGATGATTGAAGTCAAAGATGGCCCGAAACAAGTCCGGGTTGGTCTTTGCCTGGCTCGCATACCAGCCGCCGCGCGTGCTCATGAAGTAAAGGATAGAGGGATGCTCAGGATATGGCCTTTTTGCGGATCAGGCCTAACGATAGAAATGCGACTAGGAAACCCACGCCCGCGCTGCCTGCGGAGGTGACCCAGAAAGGGACCTTGGTTTGCCACTCTTCGAAGGTGTTGGTAGCCTGCGCTTTCGGAGGCGGTGGGATGGCATCGGCGGGACTCATAATGAGTTCCACATTTTCAAAAGTGAGGCCCTCGACAGACTTGGTTACGAGGTTTTTCAAATCTGGAGTGATGCTCTCGACATCATATCCCGCCCGGTATTTGATAAAGACCGAGGCGGATGCTGGCAGGGTGCTATCACTCAGCGGATCATTGTTGGGAAGGGCGATGTGAACTTTGGCCGCGACGACTCCATCCACTTTCATGAGGGTATCAGAGAGCTCCTGGCAAAGAGCATCAATGAAGCGAATGCGCTCCTCAGTGGGTGAGCTGACCAGGCCGCTTTTTTGGAAAACGTCCCCCATCTTCATGAGCTTTTGACGCGGCAAGCCCAGTGCTTGCAGCGTTTGCATCGCAAGAGGGAAGTCCTCAGGCGGCACCTGTAGAATCCACATGCTTTCCTTGCCTGCCAGTTTTACACAATCTATTTTCTGCTCCAGCAGGTGAGCCATTATTTCATTGGCTTCTTCTTCCCGGAGTTCACTGAATAGCGGAACCTTGTTACAGCCTGCAAGCAGTACAGTCAGGATTAAAGGTACCAGCCAACGGATTTTTGAGAGGTAGGATCTCACAGGTGAAATAATAGGGCGTTAGAATGTTTCCGGGGCACACCGCAGCCTCAGCCGCCTTTGCTGAGTTCCTTGATCGTGTTGGTGCCGGCCTTCGAGGCATTGTCCACGCCCATGACGGACATGCTCCAGCGTGCCACCTCGACCTGAAGGGCCATCAACTCGCCAAAATTGTTGCCAAGTTGTAAAGGATCGTTCGCGGAGATGTGTTCAAGTTTGGTGGTGATGTTGCTAAGGGAGTCGTTGTAGCCCGAATTAAATTTGGAGACGCCTTCCAGAATGGAGTCTCCCAGGGTGCGGAAGCCGCTTTCTTCGATCTTGTTCGCTGGCGGCGTGGGGCCTGCCTGAATATTCTCCCCTGTGGGCTGCACGCCTGCGACGAGTGAGCGGAGGCGCTCCAGATCTGCTGCCGATGAGCTCGCAAGAGTGACGGGCAATGATTGAGTGAGTGCGGCCGGGGTAGAAACAGCGGATAGGGCAACAGGAGTCATAGAAGTTTTAAATGGGTTTAAGCTGGTCCGGTGTCATGGCCAGGACATTGAGTGCCATGGTGGCAGCATCAGGGTCCGTGGTCTGCATGGCGACATCTTGGAGAAGCGCGCGGCCCTCGTCCTCCTCCCCGTGCAAACGCAAAGCCACCCCGAGGTGGGCACGTGCTAAGGCACTGTTGGGATTCAGATCGAGGGCTCCCTCTCGCAGTGTCTTGACCGCGATTTCGTAATGGCCCGAAAGCAAAGCCACGACAGCAGCTCCGATAACGGGAAGCTCACTCTCAGGACGCACAGCACCCACACCGTCAAAGATGGCAATGGCCTCCTGATGCAGGCCATTCCATGCCGCAGCATAACCAGCGCGCATGAGCAGACGCACCAGCTCTGAATCAATGTGAACCATGGTTTGAGGAGATTGGCTTAATGAGGATTAGCGCAGGTTGGAGACTGCGTTCTTGGAGGGCTCTTGAATCGCCTTTACCAAGTTTGACACGGCAGTGGCCGCGTTGGTGACTTGGTTCACACGCATCTGAAGGAGCACGACTGAACCAGGGTCGGAGAAGTCAGTGGTGCTGGCGTCGGTGATGACCTGGGTGGTCTCCGTATTGAGGGTATTGGCCATTCCCGTGATGGTGGTCCAGATTGGGGAATTGCTGCCAAAGAGAGGCGGATCGAAGTCGGTGACGGGCATAGAGGTAGTATGTTGGGTGTTTTGTTGGCGGTTTAGTTCTCGTGGGCTTTCTCCAGGTGGAGCTTTTGAAGCTTCACGAAAAATTCGAGGACGCATCCAGTTGTCTGGAGGCTAGTGGAAAGGCGGCTCAGATCGTCAAACTCACCGCGTGAGAGGCCCGCATCTTGATAGGATTTGATTTGGGTTTTCCAGGCGTCAAGATAGGCGGTGACATCCGCGTAGAAGCTGCCCTCGGCATCGGCTGAAAGGATTTCAACGAAATCGGC
Proteins encoded in this window:
- the sctU gene encoding type III secretion system export apparatus subunit SctU, giving the protein MSEKTEQPTPKKLRDARQKGQVAKSQDVNAAALTIACFVTISALWLPYVEECKALMTLPTEFYTQPFREVVDKVLYAIVFKILLLSAPLLGVVMIVGIAVNFFQVGFMLVFEPIKPELKKINPLDKAKQMFSMKNLVEFGKSALKVIIIAVLIYIVTRDALDPLTRIPYAGKEGVMQSLKPMLSALAVNITLVYVVIAAADYFFQKFQHTKQLKMSKDEVKREYKESEGNPEIKGKRKQLHQEMVMNDTMERTRKSSVVVTNPTHLAIAIYYQEEDNQMPKVLAKGEDYVARRMVEVAKQEGIPIMQHIPLARALYEKVDMDRFVPADLIEPMAEVLRWVKEFHEQQH
- the sctO gene encoding type III secretion system stalk subunit SctO, with the protein product MLRYPLQDMVFVREHREDKASKAVTRARRAVVEAEENLVTKQKTLADFTHWRIAEEERLIQSIMRKPVKLGEITDLRLEISAMRERELDFMDQVHKAEGELDRAREELEEAKLAYKKATQELEKLMEHREAWQLEQNHEAERNADLELEDFIGPQNSDLDLHPENTRYEFN
- the sctJ gene encoding type III secretion system inner membrane ring lipoprotein SctJ, whose translation is MRSYLSKIRWLVPLILTVLLAGCNKVPLFSELREEEANEIMAHLLEQKIDCVKLAGKESMWILQVPPEDFPLAMQTLQALGLPRQKLMKMGDVFQKSGLVSSPTEERIRFIDALCQELSDTLMKVDGVVAAKVHIALPNNDPLSDSTLPASASVFIKYRAGYDVESITPDLKNLVTKSVEGLTFENVELIMSPADAIPPPPKAQATNTFEEWQTKVPFWVTSAGSAGVGFLVAFLSLGLIRKKAIS
- a CDS encoding HrpE/YscL family type III secretion apparatus protein yields the protein MLCLENSGVKAVPTAKILKRDEHAFILEGQRILEAARHEAALIRQKAETDAEKKLEAGYLKGQEEGKAKIAEHIIECMGQSAVYFSKVEDVMVDLVMRAVRQVIGEMNQRDVVERLVRRALESTRNESQITIRVSPGQADWIKNRISAIMQTFPKIQFLDVQPDPRLSENGCILETEIGVVDATLETQLKAIEKALIRSMK
- a CDS encoding SctK family type III secretion system sorting platform protein, whose protein sequence is MSTRGGWYASQAKTNPDLFRAIFDFNHRPQFWLHPEVIARFPEAAVIRVLATGTHGHHHLASWLTRVLQLDDYDPVWDFQESRLRIALLSPETLTRLARYTGVALCWPRIASIIGRQQLHEIKASIGEDAHAFALRRARFIVPENEAILPKQETSLIDHVMDIGWNVLASSSGDESGAIRERLALKLPLQVAKKVTWHVTPELRDQAWNRVRQISREVLTVGESKCFA
- the sctN gene encoding type III secretion system ATPase SctN; the protein is MNLPTFDFNSLTTRLQHGMDSVQPLSLRGRVTQVTGTILKAYAPGAKIGELCRLKNPWEDEGILGEVVGFSKNLALITPLGELMGISSTTEVIPTGEIHQVPVGKEMLGRVLDGLGNPSDGKGPFKIEDHYAVTADPPNAMTRQLITQPISLGVRALDGLLTCGEGQRMGIFAAAGGGKSTLLSQIIRNTTADIVVLALIGERGREVREFLERDLGEEGVKKAVTVIATSDRPSMERLKCAYVATAIAEYFRDQGLKVLLLMDSVTRFARALREIGLAAGEPPTRRGFPPSVFATLPRMMERAGCSDKGSITALYTVLVEGDDMTEPVADETRSILDGHIVLSRKLGSANHYPAIDVLASVSRLFTAINTSDHQRAAGKLRSLMAKYQEVELLVRIGEYKKGSDSAADEAIAKIDAINGFLKQGMNEPSSFAQTQQAMIQLAR
- the sctR gene encoding type III secretion system export apparatus subunit SctR, with amino-acid sequence MTSFQIPDPLTLILLTAVLSMAPFFAIMATSYVKLVVVLSLVRNALGIQQIPPNMVLNGIAVILTIYIMAPVGQATFAAVENEDFKDFNAAKLRVVLEKGSTPIREFLDRHTSSHEKKFFLDTARRVWGNKSKIEISDSSFFVLIPAFTVSELTSAFQIGFLLYLPFIAIDLIVSNILLAMGMMMVSPMTISLPFKLLLFVLIDGWARLIHGLVLTYVIPAAGGGG
- the sctT gene encoding type III secretion system export apparatus subunit SctT, producing MMYEQDVRTIFLIVAFTVPRMMSALLISPFFGDQFIQGMARQVVIISLSLMAIPITLQSGIIVPENSYWPLFLLGVLIKEIAIGMLIGFGTGLVFWIAEGTGFFIDNQRGSSMAEMFDPMSGGSSSLFGVLFTKVLGVLFFLGGGFSAFLTIVYDSYLTWPVFSYFPQFQPTFAMASLNLLDGIMGLIVTYSAPIIIAMFIAEFGLGLMNRFSPQLNVFFLAMPVKSGIASLLIVFYLVFLLNFFKGQIMTPEKWNFFYQGFFK
- the sctS gene encoding type III secretion system export apparatus subunit SctS; this encodes MNQSFLLETTNQALILVLILSMPPIIVATVVGVLVSLIQALTQVQEQTLGFAVKLIVVTVVLLLTAGWTGAEMYKFTLHIFDTFPTLRR
- the sctQ gene encoding type III secretion system cytoplasmic ring protein SctQ, which produces MEINRLPELAWVSPELAGIDLNGLPGELACGLIESSLGDIFTALTKAGIDVSILSMEPFSFRNAPEEIIEWSIHRGHETNWMHGCLAGDDAALTHLASLMERAPISPNVDDVSIPVPVNLVAGTMRVSLAELDALELHDVLLADLKSYQIQRECTLNAARRTWGKGHAEANTFTLKHLTSKPATTMGDAASVSVNDLEIELTFVVGQTTLTVGELRNLAPGFTFELPISVGEGLVICANGKTIGRGELIEVGDHLGVRVTEFSAS